GACTTTGTGCTACATTTGGGAATCGTAGTCCCAGCTTTGAGgcttcaatttttttttttctaaaattaCATACAATTTCACATTTAACACAATAAATAAGGCTCATTATGATGCGATTGAAAACATACCCGAAACGTGGGGTAGAAGTGGATGCTAAACTCTTTACATATGTCAAAGTTCTTCTCGTGTGCACAGTCCAGAACGCCGATGCGGATGGCCTGACTCCAGTCTGCAGCGTAGGGGAGTTCAGTTAGGCTATTTGACACAACTACACCACATAAAGCGCCCTCCCCAGCTGCCCCTCCCAAGGCCCCGGGCACCCCCACGCTCACATGAAGGCATTTTTGCATGACAAACGACATGTTGCCTCACTCAGAGCACGCCACAACAGAAATTAGAGTTAATGATAGTGGGTCTGGTATGCACAACCCTGCATGTAATAACAGACCCTGCCTACATGTTCAGCTTCATGTGGTCCATTATCTTCAGCCACAGACAGTAGTTCCAGTCCAACATAAGGTTTCAGTTTATGACAGACATCCGAACCCCCCCTCGCCCCCCCTATAAGAGCAGCAGAGTCTGTGTGAAGAGATGAACCCTTGGGAAAGAACACCACTGATGAAACGTTGCAGTGGGTGGGTCTGGGTGTAAAACAGGGGCCTGAGGGCATGGACTATCTCTGGCATAATGGCATAatgcaccccccctccccacagatATTCTTCACCTGCTGGTGGGACCCTCGTTTTTGTGGACCATGTGGGGGAATGTGCACCAAGAACAGGCCAGGACAATAGGGCCGTCCGACCCCTATTGTGAGGGTAACAGCTGGCAGGCGGCCCCTCACGAGGTACCCAGTCAACAGCTTGCACCATAAAAAGCTGGACTTAATGTATTCAAGAGATCAGGCTAAGCTTAatcagtgcccccccccccccccctccaaaaaaaccccctccaccccaaatCCAGCTCTTCTTCCTGCTCTCTGTTCTATAACAAAGGAGCTAGGCAGATATTCAAACACTCATGTCAACACAAGTCATTCTGGAGTCACGTCACCAAAATCTTTTGAGGAACTTTACAATAAGACAAGGAACTTGCGCAAAAGAAGAAACAAATAAGGTCTACCAAAAGCCTGTAAATACACATTTCGTATGAAATATTTAGCCCGAGATTATCTCTCTATATATGTACACAGTCCAGCTCTGCAAACGTCCGCTGCCTGTAAGGTAGTCTAATGGACAGTGGGATCAGGCTGGACTGTTAATCCCAATACCTCATCCAGAGAGGACATTCAACAGTTACAGCAGGTGCTAAAGCTGAGCTTCCTTCTCTCCTGCATTCTGCCAATTGCCTGCAGCAATCAGCTCAGTATTGACAGAGTAAGCTGGCAAACAACGGGAGCACGAGGGTTTCTGCACGTTTGTGCTTGGATGGAGACTCACGTTAACAAGTTTCAGAACTCAGCAATGCTCCTGTAACATCTCAAAGGCCATAACGATCATCAGTGCTCCTGTAACATCTCAAAGGCCATAACGATCATCAGTGCTCCTGTAACATCTCAAAGGCCATAACGATCATTAATGCTCCTGTAACATCTCAAAGGCCATAACGATCATCAATGCTCCTGTAACATCTCAAAGGCCATAACGATCATCAATGCTCCTGTAACATCTCAAAGGCCATAACGATCATCAATGCTCCTGTAACATCTCAAAGGCCATAACGATCATCAATGCTCCTGTAACATCTCCAAGACTATAACGTTCATCAATGCTCCTGTAACATCTCCAAGACTATAACGTTCATCAATGCTCCTGTAACATCTCCAAAGCTTTAACGATCATCAATGCTCCTGTAACATCTCCAAAGCTTTAACGTTCATCAATGTTCCTGTAACATCTCCAAGACTATAACGTTCATCAATGCTCCTGTAACATCTCCAAGACTATAAAGTTCATCAATGCTCCTGTAACATCTCCAAGACTATAAAGTTCATCAATGCTCCTGTAACATCTCCAAGACTATAACGTTCATCAATGCTCCTGTAACATCTCCAAGACTATAACGTTCATCAATGCTCCTGTAACATCTCCAAGACTATAACGTTCATCAATGCTCCTGTAACATCTCCAAGACTATAACGTTCATCAATGTTCCTGTAACATCTCCAAGACTATAACGTTCATCAATGTTCCTGTAACATCTCCAAGACTATAACGTTCATCAATGCTCCTGTAACATCTCCAAGACTATAACGTTCATCAATGCTCCTGTAACATCTCCAAGACTATAACGTTCATCAATGTTCCTGTAACATCTCCAAGACTATAACGTTCATCAATGCTCCTGTAACATCTCCAAGACTATAACGATCATCAATGTTCCTGTAACATCTCCAAGACTATAACGTTCATCAATGCTCCTGTAACATCTCCAAGACTATAACGTTCATCAATGCTCCTGTAACATCTCCAAGACTATAACGTTCATCAATGCTCCTGTAACATCTCCAAGACTATAACGTTCATCAATGTTCCTGTAACATCTCCAAGACTATAACGTTCATCAATGCTCCTGTAACATCTCCAAGACTATAACGTTCATCAATGCTCCTGTAACATCTCCAAGACTATAACTTTCATCAATGCTCCTGTAACATCTCCAAGACTATAACTTTCATCAATGCTCCTGTAACATCCCGCAATATCTGTCGGTGTAATAAATGTGACATTTGGTGCCAACCTCGCACTCCAATAACGCAAAAACGAAAGAGACACCGACATGTCAATCACACTACAACACGATCCCGGGACCGGGACCGACACCGCCGGTCGTTCGGACCACAGATCACCCCCAGCGAGCCATGAAACCACCCGGCGGTCCTGGAGGAACCAAGACCGGCCCAGCAGACGCGGCAGTTCGGGTCCCGCGGCGGTTCTGGTGGCCCACGTAGCCCGCTCTCCTCGGGCTCGGTTCTGAGACGACTAACCAGACCAagacgagacacacacacgacgGCGTGAAGTGGACCCGACCGACCTCTCACGTCGCCCGCCAGCGCCTTCCAGGTGGGCGAGTACTGGACGCAGTGTCCGCACCACGACGAGTAGAACTGGACCAGCCAGGCGGACGACGAGTTGTGCAGGGCCCGCTTCACGTTCTCGCCGCTCAGGATCTCCAGCGGGTCCTCCTCGGTGTACAACCGCGACGCCCGGCCACGGAGTAGCACGGCCGACAAAATAACGGCGTTTAGGTAAAAGCGGGCCGCCATTAGGGAGGACGAGGTCAGGCGACACTGTTCGGCCTGCGGCGCCTTCGCTCGGGCTGGCTGGCTGCGCGTGTGGCGACGCTTTTTGGACGCGGTCCGCGCGCCTTCCTGAGCGTCGTTGTGGCGCTGGTGTTGCGCAGCGTGGGTAAATAATTCGGGGTAATTATTCCCGTTGGCgtcagaataaaaaaaaaatctaggcGGTGCGATTTTAAAGTGCTGACAGTTTAACAGTTTGTAGGCGAGCAAAACAGCTTTCGGCTTCACACTAATAAACTCGGTTATTATACAGTATCTTATCCAGTAGTTCCAGTGTTTATACTTAAGCGTCCTGACATAAGCTATATTCCAAAaagcatttaaaaatattaaaatgtgaGAGTGTAATAAGGCATAGATTTACTTCTAAAAGCATTTGAATTTAAAATCATTTGAAAATCACAAACTTAATCTGCGTTTTGTAGGCAGTATGTTTGTTACTCCATAAGTATCAGATTTTATCAGATTTATCAGATTTAAAAAACCATGATATCATTAATTTTGAACCAAAACTCACAGGTTTCACAATTTTCCAAAATACAAAGATAATAAAATACATTCTAAAGAACAAAATGACCAACATTCTCAATTTAATTATAACACATAGCCTTTAATTCTGACACATAGTTTAATTTAGATTAAAATGAAAATTGTACATTCATAAGGAACATAAAGTTTTGACCGTGTCTTAAAAAGTTATTGATAATAATGAAGATGATAAGAATGCCACATTTACAGTATCATTTAATGCTAGATATGCATATGTGGTTAAGAACTGATATTGTGTCATCCAGAAGTAGCCTAAAGATCTCCTCACACAGTTGGATCTTCACAGTGATCTGGTCAGTTCTGTAATCCACCCACTGACTCTCCTCATTGTGAAGCTCCTGAATCTACACAGATATAAAATGGAAACATTACTAAATGCACTAAGATATTATATAAAACTATAATAAAGTGATTATATATTAATTGTGTTCAGAGCCTAGAAGATTTTGAAGTCTTTGTACAAACCAGAATGTAgtccactctgtctctcttagCGTACCAGTATTTGCAAAGTTTTTGCAGCATCTCTGTCATTTGCTGATCTGTTTGCTCCAGATTTAGTATTTTTTGAGTTTCCCTTTTCACAGCAGCCTGGAATAAAATGGGAAAAAAAGcttaacatacttaacatttaACATCATTTTTATCTCCTATTCTTTCTAATGCATACATCTGTACACAACATCTGCCTTAATGTATCTAAATAATTTGATTTCTAGATATGGTCGCCTTCAAAATCCAAGTTATGATCTTACCTTTAAAAGGGGCACTGAAATATGTCTTCTTTGCAGGGCTGACATCACTGATTTAACCGCTGTGTTCTGGAAAGAGTCACTGTCCAATATATCGGCACACACCTCATGCAGTATGTCAGATGTTAATTGGAACATGAcctggtgtgaggggtggggcaaCATTCTAATTTGAATGAACAGTAATATTCACACAGAAGCCAACACATCAACAACAGTTTTAATTATTCAAGAGTAATTCATAAACAAAATTAAACTCACCTGTCTGTAGCCCTTGTGGCTTTTATCACCTACTAAATATCTTGGTGTTTCACAGGCATCGAGTGTCCCTTCATTAGCATGGGCACAGAGAACTTCAACTGTGGCATCAACTATGCTGTACACAATCCTGTGGTCATGGGTGTTCACCTGTATTTGTGGGGGGGTTTCAGGATGGACCCCACACCACTGATCCATTAGATATGGTGTGTTAGTTGTGAAGATGCTATCTTCCCTTTTTCCAAACTCCTGAGTTTGAAAGAGAGAAAAGTTTCAACGATGGTGTTCAGTAAACGGATGTATTACTGGAGAATGTATTACCAATATTGTATGGTACCACAAGCTGAGTTACATACAGCATCCACAGATTTACTGTCATGTTTCGATTCGACTCTCTGTCTGTATCTTTTCTTGGTCTCCTGCACATTCTTCACAGTAGCCTCAGATAAAGAGGCTGTCTGAGTGTCCTCAGTTAACCCCACTGTCTGAGTGTCCTCAGATATCCCCGCTGTCTTAGCGTCAGAAAGATCAACATGAAACCCGTGTTTCCCATCATACCATACGAGCTTATGATCAACCTACAatacaaaatgtttattgttaTGATTTTGCCACATTCACACTGTGTTTTCATGTGTTCTTGCATGTATATATTCTATGTATTGTTTACGGCATGAGCAGCTTACCTTTAATGGAGATTTTTCAACAGATCTTGAACACTTCCATAGCTCATTAGATATTATTCTGGCTGTGCTTTCATATGTTTCCTGctggcatgtctgctttggAGCTAAGGACACGTGTCCAGGGAATCTCTGACTCTTCTTGGGTCTCTCGTCCCCAATCTTGTCCCCATTTTGTTTTTGAGAAACCTCATTTGGAGGATATTCATTTGGGGGATTTTCATCTGAATAGGAGTCCTCATCCACACCTAAATCACTGCAGTGCTCTCTGTCTAGGTCAGAAATGTCCTCTGGTCTGACCAACACTCCACAGCCCTTTTCACATGTAAAATACTTCACACCCCTGAACGTTCCACCGTGGCTTCCTGTGGGAGTGTCCAGAGCCACGCCAGCCCAGAATCCACCGGCAAAAGAGGCACGTCCTTTGTATTTCAGCACTCCTGGTCTTGATTTGCAAACAAGAACCCTGTCTCCGATGCGGAAGGAGAACAAGGGGTCTAGGGTGTCATTACTCTCATCCACCAGAAGAGAGCTGGTCTGATCCGAACCTTCCTCCTCATCCTGTTCTATAGCCATCATAGCATCAAGAGCTGGACACCTATGTGCAATAATGCTGTCATCATGATTTATCTCACTTTCCCCTAGAGAGTAAGACTTTTTCCTACACAAAGATGGGTCCGTAGGAAGGGGAGGGATGTTCTCACTGTTAACTGAGATGTCTTCAACGAGATCAGGTTGGAGGGGAAGATCCTCCTCGCTAGTCCATGTGATGATCTCAAAggcgggtggaggaggtagCAGACCGCTGCTGCCAGGTCCTGACCCACCTCCTCCTCGACCTGACGGAGGGAGCTCAGTACTTCCATAGGACAAAACCTCATCCACAGGAGAGAGGATCTCGGAGAGGGCGGAGTCTGCCGTGGTTTCCGTCTTGCAACGAAGTGCAAAGTGCAACGACAAACCATGTTTGTCATATGAACATGTTTCTGGGGCTACGATGAAATTTTCAGCGTAGCTTAACGAGCACATGGCTTCATGAGTTTTTTCTTCGCTGAGAACATCTCGCTCTTCTTCTGACCAGACCAGCGCTTCACTCTGAAGGGAGAAAGGCTCTGATTTATCTTCTGTCTCAGAAAAGCTGTCATCACAAAATGGACTTTCTTCAAGCCTCTTTACATTACAACTTAGACCTTTTCCCCAATTTGCAAAAAGTGGTTTGTCCTTTGTGGGCTCGTCTGCACTCTGCCATGCCTGCTGTCCGGAAATATGTGAGACTGAATCAGGATCGCACATCTGTGTGTTCCTTGATTCATCGCAAATCTCATGGTTATTATTTAACGATAACACAGTTTGTAACCGTTGGTTGTTCTGCGCATTGAGAGTCACGTAGTCGGCTATTGCTTGGCCGCATCCTAGAATCGTATCATCAGAAGCAAAATATGTTTTGTGTGCCTCTTGAAACGTTGGGTTGCTTTGCTCTCCAGCTTTCTCGTGGATGTCTTCATCATCATAGGGCAGGTCTTCCTCTATATCAGATGACAAACTGGATGTAATGTGCACTCTGTCAGATGTACCATAGCAGGGCTGATCTTGTCGTCCTAATGGAAACCGCTGCACGTTCTTAATGGACTTCCAGGGAGCTTCAGAAAGATTTTGGGTTTTCTGTTCTGAATTCACATCACTGCTTTTAGATGGACATTGTTGATTATGGACAGGGGACTGAATCTTCTTAATCTCTGAAAGGACAAACAAGTATTTACCTTATAAAACACTGAAAGCATgatcattaaaataaaaaaaattctgcTAAATCAAGATGTACAACACATTTGGGTTCTGGCAATGGAACCCAGAATATTGTTCATTGCTTGGTGCAGATGTAGTTACTAACCAACACAGTAAATACATCTATTGCACAGAGAACTGAATCCTTCAGCCAGATGGATGAGTCAGCAAAACCTCTGATCATATGCTGTAAATCAGCACTGAAAACGATTTAAAGTCCCTTAAACAACGACTGAAGGAAACTCCTAATGTCCAAATGAAACAGAAACCAATAATACAACTACATGTCTTTCCTCTCACAATGGAATTTAACGCGAAGAAAGAGGTCTGGCCACACAATGATAACAATTCTTTACCTTTTGATGATACATCATTAACAACCGTGAAACCATTCATTTGATTGTAGAAGTAGCTGCCAGAAAAAGGCATCTATCATTTTAAACATCTTTACATGCTTCACCCACCATGGCAGTTGGGTTTACAGTCTGCTTGTGTTGCTTCATGCTGATGTAGAGATTTTCCGTCCTCCGTTTTCCTCTCCGTGATGACGTGACAGCTTGGCGGGCTTGGATGACTGTACACGGagaaaagtttggggtcacgtGAATCTTTGGGTCCCGGTGTCTGTAGCTTGTCTTGTTCTGTTGTGATGTGTTCTCCTGACCTTTTCTTCCT
The genomic region above belongs to Brachyhypopomus gauderio isolate BG-103 chromosome 3, BGAUD_0.2, whole genome shotgun sequence and contains:
- the LOC143509842 gene encoding centrosome-associated protein 350 isoform X2, which encodes MPAMNRPGFLTKAGLRRLLTSDEVWSFGRKKSHPSPPSCHVITERKTEDGKSLHQHEATQADCKPNCHEIKKIQSPVHNQQCPSKSSDVNSEQKTQNLSEAPWKSIKNVQRFPLGRQDQPCYGTSDRVHITSSLSSDIEEDLPYDDEDIHEKAGEQSNPTFQEAHKTYFASDDTILGCGQAIADYVTLNAQNNQRLQTVLSLNNNHEICDESRNTQMCDPDSVSHISGQQAWQSADEPTKDKPLFANWGKGLSCNVKRLEESPFCDDSFSETEDKSEPFSLQSEALVWSEEERDVLSEEKTHEAMCSLSYAENFIVAPETCSYDKHGLSLHFALRCKTETTADSALSEILSPVDEVLSYGSTELPPSGRGGGGSGPGSSGLLPPPPAFEIITWTSEEDLPLQPDLVEDISVNSENIPPLPTDPSLCRKKSYSLGESEINHDDSIIAHRCPALDAMMAIEQDEEEGSDQTSSLLVDESNDTLDPLFSFRIGDRVLVCKSRPGVLKYKGRASFAGGFWAGVALDTPTGSHGGTFRGVKYFTCEKGCGVLVRPEDISDLDREHCSDLGVDEDSYSDENPPNEYPPNEVSQKQNGDKIGDERPKKSQRFPGHVSLAPKQTCQQETYESTARIISNELWKCSRSVEKSPLKVDHKLVWYDGKHGFHVDLSDAKTAGISEDTQTVGLTEDTQTASLSEATVKNVQETKKRYRQRVESKHDSKSVDAEFGKREDSIFTTNTPYLMDQWCGVHPETPPQIQVNTHDHRIVYSIVDATVEVLCAHANEGTLDACETPRYLVGDKSHKGYRQVMFQLTSDILHEVCADILDSDSFQNTAVKSVMSALQRRHISVPLLKAAVKRETQKILNLEQTDQQMTEMLQKLCKYWYAKRDRVDYILIQELHNEESQWVDYRTDQITVKIQLCEEIFRLLLDDTISVLNHICISSIK
- the LOC143509842 gene encoding centrosome-associated protein 350 isoform X1 — encoded protein: MPAMNRPGFLTKAGLRRLLTSDEVWSFGRKKRSGEHITTEQDKLQTPGPKDSRDPKLFSVYSHPSPPSCHVITERKTEDGKSLHQHEATQADCKPNCHEIKKIQSPVHNQQCPSKSSDVNSEQKTQNLSEAPWKSIKNVQRFPLGRQDQPCYGTSDRVHITSSLSSDIEEDLPYDDEDIHEKAGEQSNPTFQEAHKTYFASDDTILGCGQAIADYVTLNAQNNQRLQTVLSLNNNHEICDESRNTQMCDPDSVSHISGQQAWQSADEPTKDKPLFANWGKGLSCNVKRLEESPFCDDSFSETEDKSEPFSLQSEALVWSEEERDVLSEEKTHEAMCSLSYAENFIVAPETCSYDKHGLSLHFALRCKTETTADSALSEILSPVDEVLSYGSTELPPSGRGGGGSGPGSSGLLPPPPAFEIITWTSEEDLPLQPDLVEDISVNSENIPPLPTDPSLCRKKSYSLGESEINHDDSIIAHRCPALDAMMAIEQDEEEGSDQTSSLLVDESNDTLDPLFSFRIGDRVLVCKSRPGVLKYKGRASFAGGFWAGVALDTPTGSHGGTFRGVKYFTCEKGCGVLVRPEDISDLDREHCSDLGVDEDSYSDENPPNEYPPNEVSQKQNGDKIGDERPKKSQRFPGHVSLAPKQTCQQETYESTARIISNELWKCSRSVEKSPLKVDHKLVWYDGKHGFHVDLSDAKTAGISEDTQTVGLTEDTQTASLSEATVKNVQETKKRYRQRVESKHDSKSVDAEFGKREDSIFTTNTPYLMDQWCGVHPETPPQIQVNTHDHRIVYSIVDATVEVLCAHANEGTLDACETPRYLVGDKSHKGYRQVMFQLTSDILHEVCADILDSDSFQNTAVKSVMSALQRRHISVPLLKAAVKRETQKILNLEQTDQQMTEMLQKLCKYWYAKRDRVDYILIQELHNEESQWVDYRTDQITVKIQLCEEIFRLLLDDTISVLNHICISSIK